The nucleotide window agtgatgagatcacacaaatatgctgcaaacaagcctgcaaggaaggacgtccctacgagaggacataacgccaccctacacggaggtaagcatggcgccaacgccaaatagagtggcactctggcgttacaggccatgtccccagctaggatgcgtgggaggcccgtaggttcgaaggacactttggcacattccaatcctttgatcatcaagactcaaaatccgtctcatgagaatcttctgggttagggttatcgttggggcacgcctcaacgtcagaacctattcctgagaatatagagctctatagaaattacactagtgtacttgagatgtgggatagaaactccatcataattgatgatgtagttgcgcatttcgttgcgcatgagtttgttgagtcagatgatatcgaaccacgctccgttgatgaatgaatgccaacgtagagagagttggcctaaatggaaagatacgatccaggttaagatggattctctaacgaagaggaaggttttcgagctagtgatgccaacacctcctaacataaaacctgttgactaatggttcttcgttagaaagcgtagtgagaaaaagatatggtaatctcgccttatggcgcaaggcttctcataaaacgcctaTGAAATCcactatgatgagacatattatctcgtattggatgtcattacactccactaccctgtcagtttggtagtttctgaataactgaacatgcagcttataaatgtggtcactacgtatctctatagggatctacatacggaatatacataaaggttcatggtgaacttcatttatccaagtcaagtggctctagaccacggagcgcttttacagagaggttgaaacgctcgctaaaatgactacttgattgggaagggatatgcccacgcgtttccataacaagtttccgATTCcatcgcagttcatgttggacatgatcttcattagaagcccttaaagagttaagggaaactgcttaacacttgaaatccgattttgagatgaaggattatgggagaacacgattatgtctcagtttggaacttgagcattgtgttgatagatgctttggcattttcataaggtcaaaccttcaagcacccccacgatcgtccgtagtcttgatcctgaaaaggatcctcttcatctgaaggatgatgacgaaaatgTGGTAGAGGCAGAAGTACCTTACTTGAGTTAAGGTAGAGCTAGgaacattattgtacttagctcaatgcacaagaccggacatctcgtttgcagtgaacttgttagctaaggtatagctctgcgccaacaggATGCCATTttaattggtgtaaaagatatcttttagtACTTGAGATTTataattgatatgggcttgttctatccctacaaagagaagatggattcggacccatcatacaccagaaacgccgccaatgatggcctgcgttctctatcctcatcccaaaacgatataagtgttttggaaggttttgctgatgctggatacctctccgacccacacaaaggtcgctcccaaactggttaagtgttcaccatgggaaaagaccgtgatatcttggaggtctacagaacagaccgtagtcgctatatcttcaaaccatgcagagattattgctcttcacgaagtggttcgtgaatgtttatggattggatccataatcacgcatgttcgaacaattgtggtttgaagtctatgacaagatgagcctacgagcatttaagataatgctgttcattttgaacaaatgaagcaaggctacatcaaacgcgacaacaccaagcataatcagcaacaacagactctcctcaaataccaaagtgaactaggttcgatctgaggataatgtggcagacttatttactaagtcattgcccaaatacacgttcgagaaacatgtggcaagaattggcttgcgaaaattatctgaactcccatgatcgtagtcatcagggggagacgcagacatcagggggagatgtctacatgttcacctcgaaacgtgaagggtgtgttgtactctttttccccttcaaccgaggttatttttgtcccactagatttttgttacttggcaaggtttttaacgaggcaacgagagaagcaccgcgtttgagcaacacaagggggagtgttcaagtaaaccctaatttgtgtttggcccaaacgctaggttacttgacctagtggtaatagagttaaattagaaggatctagattcctattcaatgtatgattactttccttgtatgattgtgattctatacattgtaatcctctatataaagagactcctattatcaatgagaatatatagcaatttcctctcaattcagtttctctacaacaaatataaattaaatatatgtatatattattggggtgGGTTTGGGAATAGGGATCACAAAACTATCCCCGCCCCATCTCCAATCTTAGAGAGCGatgattggggatccccatctccattccccatttgtccccaaaTTCTCctcccattaggggcgggtatccaatggagctctaCCCCGCTGGGAATTTTTGCCATTCCTAAATTCTGATtagatcttttatttttattttttggaagaTCAATTTAAATCAAAATTTTCAGGCTATTATTTCCAACATAATCCGATAAGTTAACATCTTACACGTAGAAATTATATAAATCAGAATGAATTCAGATGAATAGGCAATAACTCATcaaaacacaatttacaagatgCATCTCAGGTCGAGCTGCTATTATGCTAACTTGCAAAGATTCactatttttgttcttttttgagaagaaatgaCTTTAATCTTTTACTAGCCTCTTAACACAAtcaattgattttctttttctaaattaTCATTCTGCTATTGTATATTATTTTATATTCCATTAAAAATATTTGTTTGaatataattattgttttacaTTTTTACCCTTTATAagaataatattataaattgaaGCACTTAATTAACGAAGGGTATTTACAGGGTTCATTAAAATTTAATCGTAAGTCTTATTGCCTTATAATACTAATGATTGATAGAAAATCAATGGGTACAATGGGAATTAACAAACCTCATGACTGTGTAAATGATTCACTTAATCGATACATTTGAATAACTTGAATACACAATTCTTAACATTAATAAACTTATACTCATAGTCTAAGACTTAGTGGGGAATAACCACACATCTGACCTAGCCGCCTGCGTCAAGGGTTTACTTTCTTCTTCCTGAAGAAAGAAATTTTGCATCCATGAATATGGATATTCTGAGCTGGAATTGTCGTGGGATTGGTAATCCAACAACGATGAAGGCTCTAAGGGATTTGGTTCTTCAAAACCAACGGCAAATTGTGTTCTTAATGGAAACCAAAATAAGCAATTTGAAGGAGTTTGAAGTGCTGCAGTGTGATCTTCGCGCAATCGAAGGAGGTTCTTAATGTAGAGCAATCTGGTGGTCTGGGGTTGTTCTAGACTGATGATGTTGATTTGCATGTGCGCACGTCGTCGGCATATCATATTGACATGGAGATTAGGGCTGGTCCGAGTGAGCCTCGTTGGAGGTTAACGGGGTTTTATGGCTATGCGCAGACTTGTGAGCGCGATCAGTCATGGAAATTAATCAAAGAACTATGTGATATGGATTCGTTGCCTTGGGTGATCATAGGGGATTTCAATGAAACATTGAATAATAGTGAGAAAACTAACGGTCCTCAGCGTCTCAAGAGGCAGATTAGGGGATTTAGGGATGCTTTGGGGTATGAGGATTTGATTGATCTTGGGTTTCAAGGGGCCAAGATGACATGGTGGAATTCAGGCACGCAATTATGTCTTGATAGGGCTGCGGGCATGACTACTTGGAGTGATATTTTTGGCTTCTCTAAGGTTAAGCACCTTTCTTTGAGTGACTCAGACCACACTCCAACTGTATTATAGGCAAGTGTTGTTCCCTTGCCTAAACGTCCTCGGAGGCACATATTCAAGTTTGAATCATTTTGGTTGCGGCATGAGGAATGTGATCCGTTAGTGGAGTCCCATTGGCAATCTGAATTTCATGGGGTTCCCATGTATACTCTGACTCGAAAACTTATGTACACTAGACATGCTCTTGAGGTTTGGCAGCAAAATACATTCAAACTGAGGCAACAACAAATGTTTGAAGTAAGAGTTAGGTTGGAGTTTCTCATGAATGAATCCTTAACTCTAGCTTTTTATGAAGAGAAGAAGACATTGATGACTTACTTACAGAATCTGTTGTCTCAAGAAGAAGCTTTTTGGAAACAAAGAGCAAAAGTTACTTGGCTAAAGGAAGGGGATCgtaattctgatttttttcatcGAAAGGCTGCAAATAGAAAGAGGAAGAATTCACTACTCGGCTTGTTTGATTCTGGTGGTAGAtggaaggatgatgatgatgggatGGAACAAATTGTTTCATCTTGTTTTTCAAAGATGTTTACTTCTACTTCCTTGGATGCTGAAGCAGTAGAGTTGAGCCTTGCTGTGATTTAGCCTTCTGTTACTAGTGAGATGAATCAACTACTTTGTGCGCAATATACAGTGGAAGAGGTGTGGTCTGCCTTGTTCCAAATGTATCTGACGAAGTCTCCGGGACCGGATGGTATGCCTCTGCTATTTTTTCAACACTATTGGGATACAATAGGTACTGATGTTACTGAAGTTGTCTAGAGCTTCCTGCATTTGGGGTCACTTTTGAAACAAATCAACTTCACACACATTTGTCTGATTCCAAAAGTGAAGCAACCTGAAACAATGGGGGACTTGAGACCTATAGCCCTTTGCAATGTTATCTATAAGCTTTGCTCAAAGGTAATAGCTAATCGTCTGAAAATTATCTTGCCTGATATTATTTCCCCTTTCCAAAGTGCATTTATACTAGGGAGGCTCATTACTGATAACATACTAGTGGCAAATGAAGTGGCTCACTTTGTTCTTAATAAAAGGGAAGGACAGGATGGTTTTATGGCCCTAAAACTAGACCTTATTAAGGCCTATGATCAGATGGAATGGGAATTTTTTACATAAGGTGATGATTCGGTTTGGATTTGCTTCAGCATGGATTGATATTGTCATGTAGTGTGTAAGCTCGGTTCGGTACTCTTTTCTGGTTCAGGGGAAGTCTAGAGGTTATAATGTTATTCCTACTCGTGGGTTGAGACAGGGTGATTCCCTCTCACCTTATCTTTTTTTTGCTTGGGGCAGAAGGTTTTTTAGCTCTTCTCCAACAAAAATAAAGGTTAGGGTTACTTCCTGGAATTGCTATTTGTAGGAATGCACCTTGGGTTAATCACCTTTTATTTGCCAATGATAGTATGCTATATGCTCAAGCTATTCCGGAGGCTTGTTTTCAAATACAGGAAGTCATTAATGTATATAGAAGGGCTTCGAGCCAAGTTGTTAACTTCCACAAGAGTTTAGTGTGTTTTAGTAAGAATGTAGGTGAGGTAGCTCAAGGGATAGTGGCGAATCTGTTGGGAGTTGAGGTAGTAGAGTCTCACATAAGATATCTGGGACTGCCAACTTATGTGGGCTGCAAGAAAACTACAACTTTTGAGTACATTAGAGAGAGATTAGCTGATAAACTAAAGCACTGGCAAGGTAAATTACTTAGAGGGGCAGGTAAAGATATCTTGATTCGTGTTGTAGCACAAGCTCTTCCTAACTATGCAATGAGTGTTTTTCAACTTACTAAGAACTTTTGTGAGGATCTGGAGTAGATGTGTGTAAGGTTTTGGTGGGGAAACACTACTGACAAGAAGAAAATTCATTGGAAGAAATGGGATGATAGGTGTCATGCTAAAGAAGTGGGGGGTTTGGGCTTTAGAAACTTGTCTGAATTCAATATGTCTATGTTGTCTAAACAGGCTTGGTGTGTAGCTTCAAATCCTGGCTCCATGATTGCACAATTGTATAAGGCTCGTTATTTTCCGGATGGCAATTTTTGGAATGTTTCTGAATATGCTACTCCTTCCTATTCTTGGCGTAGCATCTTTGCTACTAAGGATCTCCTTCATGCAGGTTCCTTATGGCAAATTGGAGATGGAGCTAGTCTATCTGTCTGGAATGATTCATGGATTCCTTCTCACAAGCTGCAACCCATGATTGGTGCAAGTACTGATCTGGAAATTGTTAGTGATCTTATTAAACTCCCAATGCTTGAAATGAACATCAAGTGCGTAGTTGTTTTGTGAATGATGAGGCAGAGGCCGTGTTATCCATTCCTTTAAGTACTAGGG belongs to Rosa chinensis cultivar Old Blush chromosome 4, RchiOBHm-V2, whole genome shotgun sequence and includes:
- the LOC112199181 gene encoding uncharacterized mitochondrial protein AtMg00310-like, which translates into the protein MGDLRPIALCNVIYKLCSKAWCVASNPGSMIAQLYKARYFPDGNFWNVSEYATPSYSWRSIFATKDLLHAGSLWQIGDGASLSVWNDSWIPSHKLQPMIGASTDLEIVSDLIKLPMLEMNIKCVVVL